A single Arcobacter sp. FWKO B DNA region contains:
- a CDS encoding enoyl-ACP reductase: protein MSNKVLVISGATKGIGKAIAYRFAKAGIDIAFTYNSNEEIAKEIENDLQNTYGIKAKGYKFDILEPDTYKDLFNEIDKDFDRVDYFISNAIISGRSVVGGFAPFMRLKTKGLNNIYTATVLAFVVGAQEAAKRMMKVGGGSIISLSSTGNLVYTPNYAGHGNSKNAVETMVKYAAAELGEYNIRVNCVSGGPIDTDALKKFPNYEEVKAEVVKRSPLSRMGEAQDLSGMAYFLCTDECSWLTGQTIVIDGGTTFN, encoded by the coding sequence ATGAGTAATAAAGTTTTAGTAATTAGTGGTGCTACAAAAGGTATAGGAAAGGCTATCGCATATAGATTTGCAAAAGCTGGCATAGATATAGCATTTACATATAATTCAAATGAAGAAATAGCAAAAGAGATAGAAAATGATCTTCAAAATACCTATGGGATTAAGGCTAAAGGATATAAATTTGATATTCTAGAGCCTGATACATATAAAGATTTATTTAATGAAATCGACAAAGATTTTGATAGAGTTGATTATTTTATTTCAAATGCAATTATATCTGGTCGTTCTGTTGTTGGTGGATTTGCACCTTTTATGAGACTTAAAACAAAAGGTCTAAACAATATCTATACAGCTACAGTTTTAGCATTTGTTGTTGGTGCACAAGAAGCAGCAAAAAGGATGATGAAAGTTGGTGGTGGAAGTATTATCAGCCTTAGTTCAACTGGAAATTTAGTATATACACCAAATTACGCTGGACATGGCAATAGTAAAAATGCTGTTGAAACAATGGTAAAATACGCTGCAGCGGAACTTGGAGAATATAATATAAGAGTAAATTGTGTAAGTGGTGGACCTATTGATACTGATGCACTTAAAAAATTCCCAAATTACGAAGAAGTAAAAGCTGAAGTAGTAAAAAGAAGCCCTCTTTCTAGAATGGGTGAAGCACAAGATTTATCTGGTATGGCATATTTTTTATGTACAGATGAGTGTAGCTGGTTAACTGGACAAACAATAGTAATAGATGGCGGAACAACTTTTAATTAA
- the dapA gene encoding 4-hydroxy-tetrahydrodipicolinate synthase — translation MMSNIIGAMTALITPFKNGKLDTNTYEKLIKRQISAGIDAIVPVGTTGESATLTYEEDRQCIEIAVSACKGTNVKVIAGAGSNATHEAVEMAKFAQKIGADAILSVTPYYNKPTQEGLYQHYKSIASSVEIPVMLYNVPGRTGVDILPATVARLYNDVSNIYAIKEATGSLDRAIELLKLAPGLEVVSGDDAVDLPMMCIGGSGCISVTANLVPDLKAKLIHLARDGKIQDAREINNDLFELNKILFCESNPIPIKAAMYIAGLLETLEFRLPLTPPSADNLKKIEQIITKYDIIS, via the coding sequence ATGATGAGTAACATTATCGGTGCAATGACAGCACTTATAACGCCATTTAAAAATGGAAAACTAGACACAAATACATATGAAAAATTAATAAAAAGACAAATTTCAGCTGGCATAGATGCAATTGTACCTGTAGGAACAACTGGAGAGAGTGCAACTTTGACATACGAAGAAGATAGACAATGTATAGAAATAGCAGTAAGTGCTTGTAAAGGTACAAATGTAAAAGTAATTGCAGGTGCTGGAAGTAATGCAACTCATGAAGCTGTTGAAATGGCTAAATTTGCACAAAAAATAGGTGCTGATGCAATATTGTCAGTAACTCCATATTATAACAAACCTACACAAGAAGGACTTTATCAACATTATAAATCAATAGCAAGTTCAGTCGAAATTCCTGTAATGTTATATAATGTACCAGGAAGAACTGGCGTAGACATTCTTCCAGCCACAGTTGCTAGATTATATAATGATGTTAGCAATATTTATGCAATCAAAGAAGCAACAGGAAGCTTAGATAGAGCCATTGAACTACTAAAACTAGCACCTGGACTTGAAGTAGTAAGTGGTGATGATGCTGTAGATTTACCTATGATGTGTATCGGTGGAAGTGGATGTATATCAGTTACAGCAAATCTTGTTCCTGATTTAAAGGCAAAACTAATTCATTTGGCTAGAGATGGTAAAATTCAAGATGCAAGAGAGATTAACAATGATTTATTTGAATTAAATAAAATACTATTTTGTGAATCAAATCCAATACCTATTAAAGCTGCAATGTATATTGCTGGATTACTTGAAACATTAGAATTTAGACTTCCATTAACACCACCATCTGCTGATAATTTGAAAAAAATTGAACAAATTATAACAAAATATGATATAATTTCTTAA
- a CDS encoding M16 family metallopeptidase, translated as MANSLPKYYETTLDNGLKIVAIPMDNGSNVITTNIIYKVGSRDEIMGKSGIAHMLEHMNFKSTDNLKAGEFDEIIKKFGGVNNASTSFDYTKYYIKSSSSNIDKSLELFSELMQNLALKDEEFQPERDVVAEERRWRTDNNPMGYLYFTLFNHIYVHHPYHWTPIGFMDDILNWSLDDIKDFHQTYYQPQNAIVLVAGDIDKDTVFEKTKKHFQDIKNTKDIPTLYIKEPKQNGARRITVHKESQVEMIAIAYRVGDFLDKDMVALSAIGELLSNGKSSKLHKTLVDEKRLVNTIYAYNMELRDPGVFLILAVCNSGIEATTVEKEILAVLEDLKSGNISDAELEKVKINTEADFVFSLDNSSSVADLFGGYFAKGDINPLLNYEQSIQDLTIQNLIDVAKKYFKESTSTTIILKKGNDDE; from the coding sequence ATGGCAAATAGCCTACCAAAATATTATGAAACTACATTAGACAATGGATTGAAAATTGTTGCAATTCCAATGGATAATGGCTCAAATGTAATTACAACAAATATAATCTACAAAGTAGGAAGTAGAGATGAAATAATGGGTAAAAGTGGAATTGCCCATATGCTTGAACATATGAATTTTAAAAGTACAGACAACCTAAAAGCTGGAGAATTTGATGAAATTATCAAAAAATTTGGTGGTGTAAATAATGCAAGTACCAGTTTTGACTATACAAAATATTACATTAAATCAAGCTCATCAAATATAGATAAATCCCTTGAGCTTTTTTCAGAACTTATGCAAAATCTTGCACTTAAAGATGAAGAATTTCAGCCAGAACGAGATGTGGTAGCTGAAGAAAGAAGATGGAGAACAGACAACAACCCTATGGGGTATTTGTATTTTACACTATTTAACCATATTTATGTTCACCATCCATATCATTGGACTCCGATAGGTTTTATGGATGATATTTTAAACTGGTCATTAGATGATATAAAAGATTTTCATCAAACATACTATCAACCTCAAAATGCAATAGTTTTAGTTGCAGGAGATATTGATAAAGATACAGTTTTTGAAAAAACAAAAAAACATTTTCAAGATATTAAAAACACTAAAGATATTCCAACACTTTATATTAAAGAACCAAAACAAAATGGTGCAAGAAGAATTACTGTACATAAAGAATCTCAAGTAGAGATGATAGCTATTGCTTATAGAGTCGGAGATTTTTTAGATAAAGATATGGTTGCACTTAGTGCTATTGGTGAACTTTTAAGTAATGGTAAAAGTAGTAAATTACATAAGACACTAGTAGATGAAAAAAGACTTGTAAATACTATATATGCATATAATATGGAATTAAGAGATCCTGGAGTGTTTTTAATACTTGCTGTATGTAATAGTGGAATAGAAGCCACTACAGTTGAAAAGGAAATTTTAGCAGTTTTAGAAGATTTAAAATCTGGTAATATATCAGATGCAGAACTTGAAAAAGTAAAAATAAATACTGAAGCTGACTTTGTATTTTCACTTGATAATTCATCAAGTGTTGCAGATCTATTTGGTGGCTATTTTGCAAAAGGTGATATTAATCCACTATTAAACTATGAGCAAAGTATACAAGATTTGACTATACAAAATCTTATAGATGTTGCTAAAAAATATTTTAAAGAGTCAACTTCAACTACAATAATACTAAAAAAAGGAAATGATGATGAGTAA
- a CDS encoding quinone-dependent dihydroorotate dehydrogenase gives MFDYNSVKKVLFKFDPETAHTIGEFGLKLLPKCSLLNNFFVEKNFITSSALRQDILGIHFENPVGLGAGFDKNATMVEAMPALGFGFTEIGTVTPKPQSGNPKPRLFRYPEQNSIQNAMGFNNLGAYVISQNVKKVYPFSIPVGINIGKNKATAEIDAMKDYETLIRTFEHLGDYLVVNISSPNTPNLRDLQNEEFIKNTFYMAKSITKKPIFLKIAPDMEASVAIDICNCAISNGADGIIATNTTIDYTLLPNPQNFGGISGEVLKEKSFNLFKEIAKELYGKTILISVGGISTAEDAYERIKVGASLVQVYSGLIFKGPSMVGDINRGLIELLKKDGFSHISQAIGIDLKTNN, from the coding sequence ATGTTTGACTACAACTCTGTTAAAAAAGTTTTGTTTAAATTTGATCCTGAAACTGCTCATACAATAGGTGAATTTGGACTTAAATTACTTCCAAAATGTTCATTATTGAATAACTTTTTTGTTGAAAAAAATTTTATCACAAGTAGTGCTTTACGCCAAGATATTTTAGGTATTCATTTTGAAAACCCTGTTGGACTCGGTGCTGGATTTGATAAAAATGCTACTATGGTAGAGGCAATGCCTGCACTTGGTTTTGGCTTTACAGAAATAGGTACAGTAACACCAAAACCTCAAAGTGGAAATCCAAAACCAAGACTTTTTAGATATCCTGAACAAAACTCAATACAAAATGCTATGGGTTTTAATAATTTAGGTGCATATGTAATCTCACAAAATGTAAAAAAAGTTTATCCTTTTTCCATACCAGTAGGTATTAATATAGGAAAAAATAAAGCAACTGCTGAAATAGATGCAATGAAAGATTATGAAACTTTAATTAGAACTTTTGAACATCTAGGTGATTATCTTGTTGTAAATATATCTAGCCCTAATACTCCTAATTTAAGAGATTTACAAAATGAAGAGTTTATTAAAAATACTTTTTATATGGCAAAAAGCATTACCAAAAAACCTATTTTCTTAAAAATTGCTCCAGATATGGAAGCATCTGTTGCAATTGATATTTGTAATTGTGCTATTTCAAATGGTGCTGATGGAATTATTGCAACAAATACTACAATTGATTATACACTACTACCAAATCCTCAAAATTTTGGTGGAATTAGTGGAGAAGTATTAAAAGAAAAGTCATTCAATCTTTTTAAAGAAATTGCAAAAGAATTGTATGGAAAAACAATTCTTATTTCAGTAGGTGGTATAAGTACAGCTGAAGATGCTTATGAAAGAATAAAAGTTGGTGCAAGTTTAGTTCAAGTTTATTCTGGACTTATTTTTAAAGGTCCATCAATGGTTGGAGATATAAATAGAGGTTTAATAGAACTTCTAAAAAAAGATGGCTTTAGCCACATTTCACAGGCAATAGGAATAGACTTAAAAACTAATAATTAA
- the glyS gene encoding glycine--tRNA ligase subunit beta has translation MIKPLLIEIHTEELPAIPFLKELPNIEKKWADILEKNSLLCEFEFFYTPRRIVFWHREFKTKQEDTVKELFGAPVAIAYKDGVATPAAVGFANKCGVSVEELKTIMQNGKEVLYFNQSVEGKASSEILNEMVNEFIKSLNFGKSMRWGSFKESFIRPIKSLSIMLGEEIIDGELFGIKSSNFTYGHRMIGYDKVSFDFAGDYFCKISKAGVILDQDERRKQILETIAKLESSQNIKVEVDEDLLDEVVAITEYPTALLGTFDEEFLVLPPEVIITSMKEHQRYFAVYKDGKLSNNFCVVTNANTDNFSKIISGNEKVLKPRLSDAMFFYKNDLQRGLDTSKLSTVLFADGLGSLQDKSDKEVKVGVLIADKLNFEQKDKVIEAIKLAKADLMSEMVYEFTELQGLMGYYYAKELGLDDNIALALKEQYLPDGFDSKLPSNLFCAIVALSNKIDTILGLFSIGKIPTGTKDPYALRRAAFGVIKIMIEYKLPLDLEDIIHELSYLYKGLDKKQVLEFFEDRLLNVLNVNPSILKAVLATNEKNIYNISQKVSALDIIVNSSDFKDISSTFKRVANIIKDIDTSSRVEVNEDLFEQDEEKELFVKYNDIISKEYSSVEEHLDALFSIKTELDNFFDRVFVNHDNLNIRQNRKNLITLIYNAFKNIADIKEITI, from the coding sequence ATGATAAAACCACTACTGATTGAAATACACACAGAAGAATTACCTGCAATCCCTTTTTTGAAAGAGTTGCCAAATATTGAAAAAAAATGGGCGGATATTCTTGAAAAAAACTCACTTTTGTGTGAATTTGAGTTTTTCTATACTCCAAGAAGAATTGTGTTTTGGCATAGAGAGTTTAAGACAAAGCAAGAGGATACTGTCAAAGAGCTTTTTGGAGCACCAGTGGCAATAGCATATAAAGATGGAGTAGCAACTCCAGCAGCTGTAGGTTTTGCTAATAAATGTGGCGTTAGTGTTGAAGAACTGAAAACAATTATGCAAAATGGGAAAGAAGTTTTATATTTTAACCAATCAGTTGAGGGTAAAGCATCAAGTGAAATATTAAATGAGATGGTTAATGAATTTATTAAATCATTGAATTTCGGTAAGTCAATGAGATGGGGAAGCTTTAAAGAGAGTTTTATAAGACCAATAAAATCATTAAGTATTATGTTAGGTGAAGAGATAATTGATGGTGAACTTTTTGGTATAAAGTCAAGCAATTTTACATATGGTCATAGGATGATAGGTTATGATAAAGTGAGTTTTGATTTTGCAGGTGATTATTTTTGTAAAATTTCAAAAGCTGGTGTAATTTTAGATCAAGATGAAAGAAGGAAACAAATTCTTGAAACTATTGCAAAATTAGAAAGCTCTCAAAATATAAAAGTTGAAGTAGATGAAGATTTATTAGATGAAGTGGTTGCAATTACTGAGTATCCAACAGCATTATTAGGTACTTTTGATGAAGAGTTTTTGGTTCTTCCACCTGAGGTTATTATAACATCAATGAAAGAACATCAAAGATATTTTGCTGTTTATAAAGATGGTAAACTTTCAAATAATTTTTGTGTCGTTACAAATGCAAATACTGATAATTTTTCAAAAATTATTTCAGGAAATGAAAAGGTTTTAAAACCAAGACTTAGTGATGCAATGTTTTTTTATAAAAATGATTTACAAAGAGGTTTAGATACTTCAAAGCTTTCAACTGTCTTATTTGCTGATGGTCTTGGTAGTTTGCAAGACAAGAGTGATAAAGAGGTCAAAGTAGGGGTACTAATTGCTGATAAATTAAATTTTGAGCAAAAAGATAAAGTTATTGAAGCTATAAAGCTTGCAAAAGCTGACCTTATGAGTGAAATGGTATATGAATTTACAGAATTGCAGGGGCTTATGGGGTATTATTATGCTAAAGAGTTAGGACTTGATGATAATATTGCTTTAGCTTTAAAAGAGCAGTATCTTCCAGATGGTTTTGATAGTAAACTCCCATCAAATCTTTTTTGTGCAATAGTAGCGTTAAGTAATAAGATAGATACTATATTAGGATTGTTTAGTATTGGCAAAATCCCAACAGGTACAAAAGATCCTTATGCATTAAGAAGAGCGGCTTTTGGAGTTATTAAAATAATGATAGAATACAAACTCCCTTTGGATTTAGAAGATATTATTCATGAGTTGTCGTATTTATATAAAGGGTTGGATAAAAAACAAGTACTTGAGTTTTTTGAAGATAGATTATTGAATGTTTTAAATGTAAATCCTTCTATTTTAAAAGCAGTATTAGCAACTAATGAGAAAAATATTTATAATATCTCTCAAAAAGTTAGTGCACTTGATATTATAGTAAATAGTAGTGACTTTAAAGATATTAGTTCTACTTTTAAAAGGGTTGCAAATATTATAAAAGATATAGACACTTCTTCGAGAGTAGAAGTTAATGAAGATTTATTTGAACAAGACGAAGAAAAAGAGTTATTTGTGAAGTATAATGATATTATTTCAAAAGAATATAGTAGCGTAGAAGAGCATTTAGATGCATTATTTAGTATAAAAACTGAGCTAGACAACTTTTTTGATAGAGTTTTTGTTAACCATGATAACCTAAATATTAGACAAAATAGGAAAAATTTGATTACATTAATTTATAATGCTTTCAAAAATATAGCTGATATTAAAGAAATTACCATATAA
- a CDS encoding RNA recognition motif domain-containing protein produces the protein MNIYVGNLSYNLTEADFKDLFEQFGEVVSAKMIKDRETGRSRGFGFVEMSAKEDGKNAIEQLHGKEFQGRTLVVNEAREKEQNSGGFNRDNRRDNNRERSYR, from the coding sequence ATGAATATTTATGTTGGGAACTTGTCATACAATCTAACTGAGGCAGATTTTAAAGACTTGTTTGAACAATTTGGAGAAGTGGTATCTGCTAAGATGATCAAAGATAGAGAAACTGGTAGATCAAGAGGATTTGGTTTTGTTGAGATGAGTGCAAAAGAAGATGGTAAAAATGCTATCGAGCAACTTCATGGAAAAGAATTCCAAGGAAGAACATTAGTTGTTAATGAAGCTAGAGAAAAAGAGCAAAATAGCGGCGGTTTCAATAGAGATAACAGAAGAGACAACAATAGAGAAAGATCTTATAGATAA
- the zupT gene encoding zinc transporter ZupT, with protein sequence MDITLETFFIALFLTLLAGLSTGIGAAIAFFSKFNNDKVFSIGLGFSAGVMIYVSFIEIFPKARESFSLLYNDQTGHFLVVVFFFLGIALTAFIDRLIPTDINPHELKSDIQDKISESKHKHLKRAGIFTAIAIAIHNFPEGFATFVASTENLTLGISIAIAVAIHNIPEGMAISLPIYKATQNKKQAFYYALASGLAEPLGAILGFLILLPILGEMALGVTFAVVAGIMVYISLDELLPSSRVYGDSHTAILGVSLGMLVMAISLLIL encoded by the coding sequence ATAGATATTACACTAGAAACATTTTTTATAGCATTGTTTTTGACATTGCTTGCTGGTCTTAGTACTGGTATTGGTGCGGCCATTGCATTTTTTTCCAAGTTCAATAATGATAAAGTATTTTCTATTGGACTTGGATTTAGTGCTGGTGTTATGATATATGTCTCTTTTATAGAGATCTTTCCAAAGGCTAGAGAATCTTTCTCACTTTTATACAATGACCAAACTGGTCATTTTTTGGTTGTAGTTTTCTTTTTTTTAGGAATCGCACTGACAGCTTTTATTGATAGATTGATACCTACTGATATAAATCCTCATGAATTAAAATCTGATATTCAAGATAAAATTTCTGAGTCAAAGCACAAGCACTTAAAAAGAGCAGGTATTTTTACTGCTATTGCAATAGCAATACATAATTTCCCAGAAGGATTTGCCACATTTGTAGCTAGTACAGAAAATCTTACTCTTGGTATATCGATTGCAATAGCTGTTGCAATACATAATATTCCAGAAGGTATGGCAATATCACTTCCAATATATAAAGCAACTCAAAATAAAAAACAAGCATTTTATTATGCTCTAGCTTCTGGTTTAGCTGAACCACTAGGTGCAATTTTAGGTTTCTTAATACTTCTTCCAATCCTTGGAGAAATGGCACTTGGAGTTACTTTTGCTGTAGTTGCAGGTATAATGGTATATATATCTTTGGATGAATTATTGCCATCTTCAAGAGTTTATGGGGATTCTCATACAGCAATATTAGGTGTAAGTTTAGGTATGTTAGTAATGGCTATAAGTTTACTGATTTTATAA
- a CDS encoding ferritin family protein produces MRKYETYKCNKCGNEVEVQNVGGGTLVCCGANMECITTNLTAVNLMKAFAGESQARNKYEFFAEVAFKEGYHRIARFFQEAADNEKYHAMAEYKAYNKLVKDIELDSTVKNLVYAADGERYEHEVMYPEFEEIAKEEGYKEIARMLKAIGKVEVEHEKEYLELKAALEAEGFFDSEEEEEWVCEVCGHIHRGKKAPGACPLCRVEKEYFKKKSKDITIG; encoded by the coding sequence ATGAGAAAATATGAAACATACAAATGTAACAAATGTGGAAATGAAGTTGAAGTACAAAATGTAGGGGGTGGTACTTTAGTTTGTTGTGGTGCTAATATGGAGTGTATTACAACAAATCTAACAGCTGTAAACTTAATGAAAGCTTTTGCTGGTGAATCTCAAGCTAGAAATAAATATGAGTTTTTTGCTGAAGTAGCTTTCAAAGAGGGATATCATAGAATTGCTAGATTTTTTCAAGAAGCAGCTGATAATGAGAAGTATCACGCAATGGCAGAATATAAAGCATACAATAAGCTTGTTAAAGATATTGAACTAGACTCAACTGTAAAAAATCTTGTATATGCTGCTGATGGTGAAAGATATGAACATGAAGTAATGTACCCAGAGTTTGAAGAAATAGCAAAAGAAGAAGGATACAAAGAAATAGCTAGAATGCTTAAAGCTATAGGAAAAGTTGAAGTTGAGCATGAAAAAGAGTATCTTGAACTAAAAGCTGCTTTAGAGGCTGAAGGTTTCTTTGATAGTGAAGAAGAAGAGGAATGGGTATGTGAAGTATGTGGACATATACATAGAGGTAAAAAAGCTCCAGGTGCTTGTCCACTATGTCGTGTTGAAAAAGAGTACTTTAAGAAAAAAAGTAAAGATATTACAATAGGATAA
- a CDS encoding Fur family transcriptional regulator gives MMLAVDQMLRQRNIKVTPQRLALVSELRDKGHLSVEELFYNLKSKFPSISLATIYKNLNAMMENCFIEEVKIPYAKSKYEIAKDLHSHVVCEECGKVCDIDIDLSSVIKCDTISNSGFEVQKSALIISGTCCDCQSKKAKVS, from the coding sequence ATGATGTTAGCAGTGGATCAAATGCTTAGACAAAGAAATATAAAAGTTACACCGCAAAGACTCGCATTAGTTTCAGAGTTAAGAGATAAAGGGCACTTGAGTGTAGAAGAGCTTTTCTATAATTTAAAAAGTAAGTTCCCATCTATATCATTGGCTACTATATATAAAAACTTAAATGCTATGATGGAAAACTGCTTTATTGAGGAAGTAAAAATACCTTATGCAAAATCAAAATATGAAATTGCAAAAGATTTACATTCACATGTAGTTTGTGAGGAATGTGGTAAGGTTTGTGATATTGATATTGATTTAAGTTCAGTTATTAAGTGTGATACTATTTCAAATAGTGGCTTTGAAGTACAAAAAAGTGCACTTATTATAAGTGGTACTTGTTGTGATTGTCAATCAAAAAAAGCTAAAGTTTCTTAA